The following proteins come from a genomic window of Streptomyces liliiviolaceus:
- a CDS encoding aldehyde dehydrogenase family protein: MADTTTAPEPAPTAPAPRRMPVHKTYKLYLGGAFPRSESGRSIPVTSPDGAHLANAALASRKDARDAVVAARSASGSWASRTAQLRGQILYRIAEMMEGRRAHFVRDVVDAQGIDEAAAQDVVSAAIDRWVYYAGWTDKITQVLGGGNPVAGPYENNSSPEPTGVVAILAPQDSPLLGLVSVVAPVIAAGNTAVVVASEHAPLPAVTLAEALATSDLPSGVVNILTGRTAEIAPTLAAHADVNALDLAGAGDLATQLETAAAATLTRVLRPEPSPDWNALPGLARITPFLETKTVWQTVGR, encoded by the coding sequence ATGGCTGACACGACCACGGCACCCGAACCCGCACCGACGGCTCCGGCGCCCCGGCGGATGCCGGTGCACAAGACCTACAAGCTCTACCTGGGCGGCGCCTTCCCCCGCTCCGAGTCGGGCAGGAGCATCCCCGTGACCTCACCGGACGGCGCCCACCTGGCCAACGCCGCGCTCGCCTCACGCAAGGACGCACGCGACGCCGTCGTCGCGGCCCGCTCCGCGTCGGGCTCCTGGGCCTCGCGGACGGCCCAGCTCCGGGGCCAGATCCTCTACCGGATCGCCGAGATGATGGAGGGCCGTCGCGCCCACTTCGTCCGGGACGTCGTCGACGCGCAGGGCATCGACGAGGCAGCGGCGCAGGACGTCGTCTCCGCCGCGATCGACCGCTGGGTCTACTACGCGGGCTGGACCGACAAGATCACCCAGGTGCTGGGCGGGGGCAACCCGGTGGCGGGACCCTACGAGAACAACTCGTCCCCCGAACCCACGGGCGTCGTCGCGATCCTCGCCCCTCAGGACTCGCCCCTGCTCGGGCTGGTCTCGGTCGTCGCCCCGGTGATCGCCGCGGGCAACACCGCGGTCGTGGTGGCGAGCGAACACGCCCCGCTCCCCGCCGTCACCCTCGCCGAAGCACTCGCCACCTCCGACCTGCCCAGCGGGGTCGTCAACATCCTCACCGGCCGCACCGCCGAGATCGCTCCGACCCTGGCCGCCCACGCCGATGTCAACGCGCTCGACCTGGCCGGAGCGGGAGACCTCGCGACACAGCTGGAGACCGCGGCGGCGGCCACCCTCACCCGGGTGCTGCGCCCGGAACCGTCCCCCGACTGGAACGCGCTGCCGGGCCTCGCCCGCATCACACCGTTCCTGGAGACGAAGACCGTCTGGCAGACCGTAGGCCGATGA